A genomic stretch from Bacillus sp. E(2018) includes:
- a CDS encoding HIT domain-containing protein has translation MYTHMPPNYICPFCLVVQGVEDPNNKLVQSKQEDIVYQDEYVTALIATLWWPNNKGHVIIIPNRHYENIFDLPLDIAAHIHKVAQQVSYALKDCYACDGISTRQHNEPGGSQDVWHYHLHVYPRYFNDHLYLTHGSLSSPEERADYAAKLRTWFQTHNTYIKQRI, from the coding sequence ATGTACACACATATGCCACCGAACTATATCTGTCCCTTTTGTTTAGTCGTTCAAGGGGTTGAGGACCCCAACAATAAACTGGTTCAGAGCAAGCAAGAAGATATTGTCTATCAGGATGAGTATGTAACGGCGCTCATCGCAACGTTATGGTGGCCAAATAACAAAGGTCACGTGATTATCATTCCTAACCGTCATTATGAAAACATCTTTGATCTGCCACTCGACATCGCCGCTCACATTCATAAAGTGGCTCAGCAAGTGTCTTATGCTCTGAAAGATTGCTACGCGTGTGATGGCATATCTACCCGGCAACATAACGAACCAGGTGGAAGTCAGGATGTTTGGCATTATCACCTGCATGTGTACCCTCGGTATTTTAACGATCATCTTTATCTGACGCACGGCAGTCTTAGCAGTCCAGAGGAACGTGCGGATTATGCAGCAAAACTCAGAACCTGGTTTCAAACACACAACACATACATCAAACAAAGAATATAA
- a CDS encoding alpha/beta hydrolase, with the protein MCKWKAKLVSTSRGTFEVFIKGEGQPICVTHHYSEFNDSGDYFADSFTDCYQVFLVNLKEAGNTSKASHPYELSMFDAAYDLEAIREELGFPNWTYAGHSTGGMIGLLYGIHFSSSLSSLIIVGSAARKYANSSAACIYHKEHPKFGLMQELIEAIKDPDLSPGERARISTERTKLSLHKPEKYDDYFSLPITKKMSASRMNFFIREEMIFDVTRQLHNITIPTLIMGGVHDVQCPISFSEEMNEEISHSTFVRFNESNHYPFLEEAHLFKEEVQKFMNKI; encoded by the coding sequence ATGTGTAAGTGGAAAGCGAAATTAGTATCTACATCAAGAGGTACATTTGAAGTATTTATTAAAGGTGAGGGGCAACCGATCTGTGTGACTCATCACTATTCAGAATTTAACGATTCTGGTGATTATTTTGCGGATTCTTTTACTGATTGTTATCAGGTCTTTCTCGTTAACCTGAAAGAAGCGGGAAATACATCTAAGGCTAGTCATCCATATGAATTGAGCATGTTTGACGCGGCATATGATTTAGAAGCAATTCGAGAAGAGCTGGGTTTTCCTAACTGGACATATGCAGGACATTCTACAGGTGGCATGATCGGGTTGTTGTACGGCATCCACTTTTCTTCGTCCTTATCATCGCTAATTATTGTCGGGTCAGCAGCGAGAAAATATGCGAATTCTTCTGCAGCATGTATTTATCATAAGGAACATCCGAAATTTGGTCTCATGCAGGAACTTATAGAAGCAATTAAGGATCCTGATTTGTCACCAGGCGAGAGGGCAAGAATTTCAACAGAAAGAACAAAGCTTTCACTACATAAGCCAGAGAAGTATGACGATTATTTCTCCTTACCCATTACGAAAAAAATGTCGGCATCTCGCATGAATTTCTTTATAAGAGAAGAAATGATATTCGATGTTACGAGGCAACTACATAACATAACGATTCCTACCTTAATTATGGGCGGAGTGCATGACGTTCAGTGTCCAATTTCGTTTTCAGAAGAAATGAATGAAGAGATTTCACATTCTACTTTTGTTCGTTTTAACGAAAGTAATCACTATCCATTTCTAGAAGAAGCACATTTGTTCAAAGAAGAAGTTCAGAAGTTCATGAATAAGATTTAG